From Bacteroidales bacterium:
AATTCCACAAACCAGGTTACAGGATCCATCAATCGTTCATTTCATTCGGTTGTCAACTTTTTTTTACTTAAAAAAGTGAATCAGGACCTTGCTGAAGAAAATGCCATCCTGCGTTCCATTCTCAGCGATTCCCTTACCGTTGGAGAAATAGAGGATATCCTTGTCAGGGATACCGTTTACGGACAGGTCTATCAGTATGTCCCTGCCAGGGTGGTGAGCAATACGGTAAATAAGGCCAATAATTTCATCATGCTGAATCAGGGTATCCTTCACGGGATTCGGAAAGATATGGCGGTGGTTGCCCCGGATGGCATTGTTGGAATCGTCAAGGAGGTCTCCCGGAATTTCAGTACGGTGTTGCCGATTTTGCACAGCCAGACAAAAATCAGCGCAGCGATCAAAAATACGAACCAACTGGGAACATTGATGTGGAACGGCCTCAGCTACAGGTACGGCACCCTCACGGATGTGCCTACGCACGCCGTGGTTGCGATCGGGGATACGGTGATCACCAGCGGAATGTCCCAGATCTTCCCCAAAGGGATCCTGATCGGTACGGTCAGCGATATCGACATGGACGAGGGAGATAATTTCTATACCCTGCGGATCGATTTTTCGGTGGACTATAACAGCATGGGAAATGTTTATATAGTCAAGGATTTTCACAAAGAAGAATTTGACAGATTGCGGGAAGCAACCGGAATGGAAGAAATACAATGACCATCAGGAATATCATACGGTTCGTGGTATTGGTTTTGATCCAGGTCTTCATCCTGAACAACATCAACTTCAGGGGTTACCTGGATCCTTACCTGTATGTGTTGTTCATTCTGCTGCTTCCATTTGAGACTCCGGGGTGGATGCTGCTTCTGTCATCCTTTCTGATCGGGTTTTTTGTCGATCTGTTCTCCCATACGCTGGGAATGAATGCAGCTGCGTCGGTCTTTATGGCATTCATGCGACCAACGGTGCTACGGCTGCTGTCGACCGGCAGAGACTATGACACATCGCTGCCGCCCGGTATCAGTGGCCAGGGATTCCAATGGTTTCTGCTCTATTCCCTGATCCTGATCTTCCTGCATCATTTGGTTCTGTTCCAGCTTGAAGCGTTCGGATTCCATGACTTCCCGGCCACCCTCTACCGCATCCTGGTCAATACGGTTTTTACGACCCTGCTCGTTCTTTTAAGTCAGTTCCTGTTTATGAAAAGAAAATAATACCCTACCGGATGACCTTTTCCCATCCCATTTTTTTCATGTTCCTGTAAATGAGCAAACCGCAAAGAAAAGCCCCAAAAGCACAGATGGATGCAGAAAGATAGGCCTTGAAAATGAGCTGGCCTATACCGAACAGGAGGAACAAAACAAGGCCACAGCCGGCAAACCAATTCATGAACAACGTATTAAATCCCGTATCACCCTGAACATCAGGTAATTCCCGGGCTATTCTTTTCCATCCCGCTCCCCCGGGATGAACACGCCTGAAAAAATCCCTGAGCTTTTCATCGGAAGTGGGCCGGGTCAGGAAGGTGACCACCACCCAGACAACGGTTGACCAAAGGACGATGATCATGAGGGTCAGTTCGTACTCAACACCCCGTGCTCTGAGGAACGGGTAGATGGCATAAGGTGCCAGCATGGCTGCAATTTCCGACCAGGCATTGATACGCCACCAGAACCACCTGAGGATCAGCACCAGGCCGATGCCCCCGCTGCAGGCAAGAATGAATTTCCAGGCATCGCTGATCCTGGTGAACTGTGTGGTCACGATCAGTGATAACACGATCAAAATGAAGGTGGTTATGCGGGAAACCTTGACATAATACTTTTCGGAGGCGCCGGGTTTGATATAGGGCCTGAACAGGTCGTTGATGACATAAGATGTGCCCCATACCGTTTGAGAGGCCAGTGTCGACATAAAGGCAGCGAGAAAGGCAGCCATCAGCAATCCCTGAAGCCCTGCGGGAAGCAGATCCCGTATGACCATGACATAGGTGGCTCCTTTATCGGGTTCATCGGGATAGAGTACCAGCGCCACCAGACCTACGATGATCCAGGGCCACGGACGCAGCGCAAAATGAGCGATCTGAAACCACAGGGTGGCCAGCAGGGAGTGTTTCTCGTTTTTGGCCGACATCATGCGCTGGGCAACATACCCGCCACCTCCGGGTTCGGCGCCCGGATACCAGCTGGCCCACCACTGAACCCCCAGATAGGCAATGAATGCGACCACACTCATCTTTAACACACCACTGGCGGTACTTACTGGATCCGGCGCAGTTTCCAGCGTCGGGGTGAACTTGAACAACCAGGCGGGCAACTGTGCTTTCAGCCCTTCAATTCCACCGATTTGAGGGGCTTTTATTGCAAAAACGGCCAGAATGATGCAACCCGTCATGGCCATGATGAACTGAAATGAATCCGTATACGATACACCCCATAATCCCGACAGGGAGGAATAAACGGCCACGAACAGCATGATGCATCCCACCACCAGTAAGTGCGATGACAAGGTAATCCCCAGAAAATTCACCTGGCTGATGCCGAAAAATAAGACTTCCGGAAACATCACCTGCAGGATCTTCACCATGGCCAGATTGACCCAGGCAATGACGATCATGTTCATGAAGATCCCGATATACACGGCCCTGAATCCACGCAAAAAATCCGCAGCTTTCCCCGAATAGCGGATCGAAACAAATTCGCAGTCCGTCAGAATGCCTGCCCGCCGCCACAACCGTGCAAAAAAGAATACCGTGAGCATCCCTCCCAGCAGCATGTTCCACCAAAGCCAGTTACCGGCAATGCCATTTTGCGCCACCAGCTCGGTGACCGCCAGCGGAGTATCAGCAGCAAAGGTCGTTGCCACCATGCTTGTTCCGGCAATATACCAGGGGAGGTTCCTGCCGGTCAGGAAAAAGTCACTGGTGCTCCTGCTCGCCCTTTTCGACAAGTAAATGCCAATGGAAATGCTTACCAGAAAATAGACCCCGATAATCAACCAGTCAATGCCTGATAGAACCATGTTCGTCGTCCTCCCTTGCTTTTTTTTCGCTAATTAAGGTAAATTCTCTGAGATTATTCTTATACTTTTGCATAACTTTTAACTTTTACAGAGTGACATATGAGAAACTTACTGCTGGCAATACTCGTGATTTTCCTGCTGGGAGCCTGTACAACCACAACGCAAGACGGATATACGATCAAGGGATCGGTCAGCGGGCTGGCCGGTAATGTTGTCCTGTTGCAGAACCGCCAGGG
This genomic window contains:
- the mreC gene encoding rod shape-determining protein MreC, with protein sequence MRNLFAFLLKNNFLILFMILEIISIILISNHSYYQRTVIINSTNQVTGSINRSFHSVVNFFLLKKVNQDLAEENAILRSILSDSLTVGEIEDILVRDTVYGQVYQYVPARVVSNTVNKANNFIMLNQGILHGIRKDMAVVAPDGIVGIVKEVSRNFSTVLPILHSQTKISAAIKNTNQLGTLMWNGLSYRYGTLTDVPTHAVVAIGDTVITSGMSQIFPKGILIGTVSDIDMDEGDNFYTLRIDFSVDYNSMGNVYIVKDFHKEEFDRLREATGMEEIQ
- the mreD gene encoding rod shape-determining protein MreD, whose product is MTIRNIIRFVVLVLIQVFILNNINFRGYLDPYLYVLFILLLPFETPGWMLLLSSFLIGFFVDLFSHTLGMNAAASVFMAFMRPTVLRLLSTGRDYDTSLPPGISGQGFQWFLLYSLILIFLHHLVLFQLEAFGFHDFPATLYRILVNTVFTTLLVLLSQFLFMKRK
- a CDS encoding Na+:solute symporter translates to MVLSGIDWLIIGVYFLVSISIGIYLSKRASRSTSDFFLTGRNLPWYIAGTSMVATTFAADTPLAVTELVAQNGIAGNWLWWNMLLGGMLTVFFFARLWRRAGILTDCEFVSIRYSGKAADFLRGFRAVYIGIFMNMIVIAWVNLAMVKILQVMFPEVLFFGISQVNFLGITLSSHLLVVGCIMLFVAVYSSLSGLWGVSYTDSFQFIMAMTGCIILAVFAIKAPQIGGIEGLKAQLPAWLFKFTPTLETAPDPVSTASGVLKMSVVAFIAYLGVQWWASWYPGAEPGGGGYVAQRMMSAKNEKHSLLATLWFQIAHFALRPWPWIIVGLVALVLYPDEPDKGATYVMVIRDLLPAGLQGLLMAAFLAAFMSTLASQTVWGTSYVINDLFRPYIKPGASEKYYVKVSRITTFILIVLSLIVTTQFTRISDAWKFILACSGGIGLVLILRWFWWRINAWSEIAAMLAPYAIYPFLRARGVEYELTLMIIVLWSTVVWVVVTFLTRPTSDEKLRDFFRRVHPGGAGWKRIARELPDVQGDTGFNTLFMNWFAGCGLVLFLLFGIGQLIFKAYLSASICAFGAFLCGLLIYRNMKKMGWEKVIR